The genomic segment TTGAGATTGCATCAGATGAATCCGGACGGATGAACATTCAGTTTGCAAACATCAATAATTTCCAGATTTCAGAATTAAGTCAATACAATGCTGTCATTTTAGATGGAATACGCCAGATTCCTGATTATCTATCTGAACCACTGATTGATCATGTACAGGCAGGGGCCGGGTTGCTTTTTATGCCGGCTGCGAATGGAGATCTGAGCAGTTATAATCGCCTGTTGAATTTTAGTAATGCCGGGCGGTATTCTGATGTGATTGGCAGCTATGGATCTTTCGAACCGGTGGACAGGATGGCTGAGCCGACGGAAGGACACCCGATTATGGATCAAATATTTGAAAAACCCGAGGATGAAGAGATTCGCCTGAATGTTCCCGAACTGTTCTTCTATTACGAAATTGAGATGGGAAATCAGTCATCAGGATTTTCCATTCTGCAAACGCGAACCGGAAATCCGCTTTTGGTAGAAAATAGAGTGGGGAGCGGGAAAATGATCTATTCGGCAATTGGAAGTGATCCCGGGTGGTCGAACTTTCCCGTCAAACCATTTTTTGCTCCATTATTCTACAGAACCGCAGATTATTTGGTACAAGGTGAGGAAGCAACGTTGCAAGTTCATGAGTTAGGTAAGCCGTTTCAAATTGAGTTGAATGAAAATTCCGAAAGTATTCAACTGGTTAAAGATGGAGAAACAATTTTGCCGGAAGTGCAGCAGACATTCCGGGGTGCGCGTGTAACGTATCATGCAACCGAATGGGAACCCGGTTGGCTGAGGTTGCAAACAAACAATCAGGCAAAACTATTTTCGGTAAATCAAAATGCAATGGAATCCATTTTGAGTTCGTTAAATGAGGAGCAACTGGCAAACAATCTCAGTGCACTTTTTAGCAGTGTTTCTATTGTTAAAGGCGGTGCTGAGAATGCTCAACTGGAAAGCGAACTTGAATTAGCATCATTTGGCCGCGAAATTTGGTATTGGTTTGTTTTAATTGCAATCATTTTATTACTATTAGAGTTATTGGTATCCCGTTATTATAAAGCAGAAACCTTCGAATGAATATCTCAACTGACATACACAGTCTCTTTGTACTACTTCTTGCTATGTTTACATTGGGAGCCACATTTTTGGCTGCTTACACTACGGCAAATGCTTTCCGATTGAGAAATATCCGGCTTAGCTGGCGATCCGGTAAGTTAAAAGGGTATCCGCTGTTCTCTACACTGTTTTTAGGATTTACCGGTTTTGTGGGTTCTATTGTAACCTACTTCGAAATCAGCCAGGTTTATACCGTACTGGGTTGCTATAGCTGGATGGGCGTATGCTGGTTTATGTCGAGCTATTTTACCAGTAAGTCGTACATTACAGACCATGGAATTGTAAAAAATATCAACGACCCGTCTCAAACTATCGCGTGGCATCAAATTAATGATTATGTAGAAAAGCCGGCCTCGAGAGGCTCAGAATATGTTTTTATATATCGTGATCAATCAGAGAGAATTAACGAAATGAAGCTTATTCGCCTTGAACTCTTTGTACCCGACAGGAATATCCATAAATTTAATAAGATCATCGATCTGAAGATTGGCAAGACAATGACACCCGTTGCCGACTCCTCTTTCGATTTCAAGGCATTTGAATAAAAAAAGATCAATTAAGGAGTTTAGAATTTGTTAGAAGAGATAAGAAAACCCTCACTGGAGAAAGAAAAGGCGGTATTGGTAGGCCTTTTCGGTCCTGATACTCCCCGCTGGCTGGCAGAAGAGTATCTTGATGAGCTGATGTTACTGGCTGATACAGCGGGTGCAGATACCGTTCATAAAGAACTGCAAAATCGTCCGCATCCGGATCCTACTACCTATATCGGAAAAGGAAAGGTTAAACAACTGAAACAGATCTGTGCTGATAAAAACGCCGATCTTATCATTTTTGATGATGATCTGACCGCGACCCAGATTCGAAATGTCGAAAAAATAGCCAAAGTTAAAGTACTGGACCGAAGCGGGCTGATTCTGGATATTTTTGCATCGCGGGCCAAAACAGCAGCGGCCAAAACACAGGTTGAGTTGGCTCAGCTGCAATATCTGCTTCCCCGGCTGACGAGGTTCTGGACTCACTTGTCTCGTCAGAAAGGTGGTATTGGTACGAAAGGCCCCGGTGAAACTCAGATTGAGACAGACCGCCGTTTGATAGGTAAGAGAATAACAACACTTAAAGAAAAGCTTGAAAAGTTAGACCGGCAGCGGACGACTCAACGAAAAGGCCGCGAAAATAATACGAGAGTCTCTCTGGTGGGATACACGAATGCCGGCAAGTCCACCCTGATGAATGCCTTGACAGAAACCAATGTGCTGGCAGAAGACAGGCTTTTTGCCACCCTGGATTCAACTGTACGGCGCTTGGATCTGGAAAATCATGAAGTACTTCTTTCCGACACTGTTGGATTTATTCGAAAACTGCCGCATGATTTGATTGAAAGTTTTAAATCTACCCTGGATGAAGTTCGCGAGGCAGATGTTTTGCTTCATGTGGTTGATGCTTCCAGCAGACTGGTGGATGATTATATTGAGGTTGTTGAAGATACCCTGGAGGAGATGGGAATTCATCAACCCAATAAAATGCTTGTGTTCAACAAGATAGACCTATTAGAACCCGAAAAATTGATCGGGCTAAAGAAAGAGTTCCCTGATGCCACATTTGTATCCGCCATCCGCGGAATTGGTCTTGGAAAACTGGAGGATGAACTCGAAAATCTGATTGAAGAAGATTACGTCGATTTTTCTTACAATGTACCGATGTCTCATTATAAAGCTGTGGCGTATTTACACGAGGTTGCTGTGGTGAATAAAGAACAATACGAAGGAAATAACGTTTCAATTGCAGGAAGTACCTCGAAAGCTGATCGTGATCGGTTTGAATCGATGCTTGCTGATATCAACTAATTTTAAATATTGTGTTAGCTAAAAATCTTATAAATACAGATTTCAAACCGCTGGAGCCATCCAGTACCATCTCTACTGCATTGGCAAAGATGGATGCATGGCACTCCTCAAGCATTCCCATTGTGGAACCGACAACCAGAAAGAATGTTGGACATATTTTATTTGATGATATCTCCGACATTA from the Balneolaceae bacterium genome contains:
- a CDS encoding VWA domain-containing protein, producing the protein MSFLNPFFLFALLTVAVPLLIYLLNIRKPKKVRFSTLAFFDSLKSTALKKIRIKRWLLLAIRCLAILALVLAASRPFLPPEYGWSSNNQPKAIGILIDNSPTMNRVDRNGPYSEQAKNTAREILSIAGDDDRILMDVTNGGSLNVPLISKRAAMNRLEDVETVNAGNYLVDRLQSVAGRLMEADQPNKILYLITDGQESQFSEFEESESVIDDINVQVLTVGSGEALNLGFENVEIEYGGMSQAGNVQLRANVMNEGNQPAANQFINLYQSGELITQQAFNLEAGSSREFLFDLPVGGQDSLHVELLLEGDELSFDNRYYAAIELPDEKNILVFNQQPETANFQSYLLPMLEIASDESGRMNIQFANINNFQISELSQYNAVILDGIRQIPDYLSEPLIDHVQAGAGLLFMPAANGDLSSYNRLLNFSNAGRYSDVIGSYGSFEPVDRMAEPTEGHPIMDQIFEKPEDEEIRLNVPELFFYYEIEMGNQSSGFSILQTRTGNPLLVENRVGSGKMIYSAIGSDPGWSNFPVKPFFAPLFYRTADYLVQGEEATLQVHELGKPFQIELNENSESIQLVKDGETILPEVQQTFRGARVTYHATEWEPGWLRLQTNNQAKLFSVNQNAMESILSSLNEEQLANNLSALFSSVSIVKGGAENAQLESELELASFGREIWYWFVLIAIILLLLELLVSRYYKAETFE
- the hflX gene encoding GTPase HflX produces the protein MLEEIRKPSLEKEKAVLVGLFGPDTPRWLAEEYLDELMLLADTAGADTVHKELQNRPHPDPTTYIGKGKVKQLKQICADKNADLIIFDDDLTATQIRNVEKIAKVKVLDRSGLILDIFASRAKTAAAKTQVELAQLQYLLPRLTRFWTHLSRQKGGIGTKGPGETQIETDRRLIGKRITTLKEKLEKLDRQRTTQRKGRENNTRVSLVGYTNAGKSTLMNALTETNVLAEDRLFATLDSTVRRLDLENHEVLLSDTVGFIRKLPHDLIESFKSTLDEVREADVLLHVVDASSRLVDDYIEVVEDTLEEMGIHQPNKMLVFNKIDLLEPEKLIGLKKEFPDATFVSAIRGIGLGKLEDELENLIEEDYVDFSYNVPMSHYKAVAYLHEVAVVNKEQYEGNNVSIAGSTSKADRDRFESMLADIN